Genomic window (Strix aluco isolate bStrAlu1 chromosome 22, bStrAlu1.hap1, whole genome shotgun sequence):
agccagcaccgcaggcagccctgctgtctcgaaaagggggaaaagagaactCGTACATCTAGAGGTTTGTTTCTGAGCTGTTTCTGGTTAGTTTGCATTGACAACAGCTGTTTGTCTAAGGCAGCGCAGCTCCACGACGAGTGGAGCATTTCTCTAAGCAGTGAAATTtattttggaagcatttttttttggtgctgtgAAGAGGTCAGTAATCACCCTCCTAAGGATGGTCAGTCTAAGTCCATAGCAAACGTTAGTTATTTGGTTCTTTCCTAAGGTTTGTGGATATTACAGCTGAGAAAACAGCAAAGGGTCAAATTCAGATTTGGTGTTTCAGTTTGATAGGATCCCGCAGTGCTCAGGAAGTTGGGGATTTAGGATCAGCACGAATGTTTTGCTGTAGTTTCTGCAGCGCTGCAGGAGTTTTGGAAAGGGCCAGAGAGGAGCCTCCCCTTGCCCTTTGGTACATGATTTGTGGAGAGGGAATCACATCCGTGTGCGATGTAATGTGTCTGGCTGTGCTGTAGCTGAACGAAAGCTTCCTGTGAaggtgggaagaagaaggaagagagtcAGTGCTTGCCTTTCTGTGCCGTGAGCCTGAGAGTGGCAGGGAGGGAACCAGGCCAAGCCTGGGATGGATGCTGATGCCCAGGTCACGATGAGAGCGACCAGCAAGGATCCTGCTGCTGACTGCCGTGAGCTCCCCACAGACATGGTGGAATTAGGTTTCCAGCATTAGCAGAATAAGACGATGTTATTTTGGCTACTGAAACAGTAGCTGTGTAGCCTTTGCATCCCTCCAAGCTCTAACCATCGCTTTGCGTCTCTTCCCAGAGCTCGCCGTCTGCTGCGGGAGGGGACTGCACGCATGCTAGCCGGCCTGcaccccccctgccctgagcCATGCTGTAAGGTGGGGGCAGCCCGACTGGCCAGCCAGCAGCGGGAGCGATGGCCCAGTCTCGAGCCAACGGCTCGCACTACGCCCTGACGGCAATAGGGCTGGGGATGCTCGTCCTCGGCATCATCATGGCAGTCTGGAACCTCGTCCCCGGCTTCGGCCCCGCCGACAAACCCACCACCCACGCTGGGAACAGCAGCAAGCCCGACCGCGGCACCGGAGGCATTTTGAAGAGCAAGACCTTCTCGGTGGCGTATGTGTTGGTGGGAGCGGgcgtgctgctgctgctgctctccatctGCTTGAATATCCGGGACAAGAAGAGGCAAAGCGAAGATATCGCTCGCGTGCAGCACCAACCGTCTGCAGAGCCCTCGCACCAGGAGGACAGGTGAGCCTGTTTGGGGAGAAAGGGAGCGGGATCGAGTGTAGGAATGAAACCAAGGGCCGTTATTCTTCCTCGAAGAGCTCAGGAGCGAGGAGGGTAAGGCTGATGGCAGAACATGCTAAAATAAAGGCAAGCACGTCTCATGGTTTAGGGGTCAGATACGTTGTGGAGATCAAGAAGGAGTGACTCCAGCTGTATTTATGGTGCTGTAGGTGAAAGGGAGGGTTGTTTGTATGTAAGCGGGGGCCAGATGGAGCCGTGGCCAGGCCAGCGTTGCTGAGACGTGCCGCTCCTGCTTTTGTTGGTACACAGTCAGTGTGCTGAGAGGGCACGCTGGGGCCGGTGGTTAATGGTTAACGCCGAGGAGCAGGATGGCTGCTGCAAGCCCTGGGCGAGGGGCTGcggagggagaggagctggggatgTAGGATGTGCTGTCTCGCTGGCTGCGGCCGGAGGTGCCACGCAGCCTTTCGGCAGTAGCTGGAAGGGGTGTTTAGACCCGGTGCGAGTCTGCAGGGCTCTCCTGTGTTTGCTCAGGGAACTTCAACAAGTGGAGTAAAGGCTGCTGCCACAGCAGGCACGGCCTGAACAAACACAGGCGCAGGAGGAGTCCCCAGCCCTCTCGGCAGCGTGGGGGATCGGTGCGGTCCCCAGCGCTGGCTGTGCCTGTGTGGAGAGAGGCAGCGGGGCACAGGGACAGCGTGGGGTGTGAGGTGGCAGAAGGAGACAGTggctcttccagctgctgcctAGGGAATGCTGCGGGGGAGAGCTGCCGTTGGTGACTGCAGAGAATGACTCTGTGTGCAGATCTACCCAGAAAACTGTTTTTCCCCGTGAGGTTGTAAAGGTAACTTCATAATGCAAAAGAAATGccaagtgtgtgtgtgcaggccTCGTGCAGGTGCCTGGGGCAAGATGTCAGTTACTGCAGACCTGAATCTCTTTGCAGAAAAACTCAAGGTAGATGCCCAACACAAAAGACATCCAAATGACAAATGGTGATGTCCCTTTCAAACGTATTTGGACTGATTGTCAAGAGGGAAGGACAGAAATTGGTGTTCTGCTGGGGGAAGAAATCACTGTATAATAGAAGAAGAGGTGTTTGGGCAGAGAAAGTGATGATCAAAGGCGGACGTATGTCACAAGGAAATAAAAACGTGCCTGAATATAGGTAGGGTTGGGATCTGTTCTGTCAAACAAAAAGGAACTGGTGTACAATGTAGAAGGGCAAATAATCTGTTAAGGTTTTGACAGGGGAGTGGGTTTATTctctccatcccctgccccagTGAAGCTGAAATGATGTGCTACTGACAGCCTTAATTTTTCCCCCTCTAGTCAAGAAGAGGACGAAGATGTATCTTCCCAGTACTACGTCCCCAGCTACGAGGAGGTGATGAACACAGGCTACTCAGAGCCCAGAGACTTGGACAGGAGCAACAGGGTCAGCGTCTCCCTGCCCTCCTACGAATCGCTGACGGGACTCGACGAGAGCAGCCAGCCGTCGGGAGCTGCCGGCGCAGAGCCCGGCACGGAGCGGCAGCCCAGCCGGCACAGCTCGCGCCTCAGCAAGCGCCTGAAGCCGCTCAAGGTCCGGAGGATCAAGTCGGAGAAGCTGCACCTGAAGGACATCAGGCTGAACCTCGCGGAGGGGAACAGCACCGCCCCTATCACGATAGAGCCGCTGACCCCTCCGCCCAAGTACGAGGAGATCCAGGAGAAAGCGCCAGAGAGGCAgcaaataacttaaaaaaaagaggaatctgTGATGCTGCTGGGGGTTTGGATTTTTgtctggtgtttttttttttgtttgttaaaacaacCACACTAAGAGGGGCTCGGTCTGTGGTTGCAGAAGCAGTCAGGGCTCCCTGGAAGCTGTGATGTGGAGGACATGATGGGTGCGTAGCGCTGCAGCACGGGGACAGGGCAAGCTTTCCCCGAGACAGGGTTTCACAAAAGACTGTGGGGAAAGAAGCCCGAATGGCGATAGGTCTGCTGCTGTGAAGTAACCGAGGGCTGGAAGTACTGAAAGTGTCATTTGTGGTGTTTTAGATAAGGACCACTCAATGTATCTTCTCACCTGCTCTCCCCTTGCTCAAGCAAGACTTTTTCCAAGCCACCAAACTGATACTGAACAAAGATTTTCCAAGTGGAAAAGGGCAACGCtcctttttttggtgccttttctTATTGAGTAAGGGAAACTGTGTTGCCAGAGTAGCGCTACAGGtttcccctgctcctgcctggggctgggatggTGGCCCAGGGCCAGCCCCAACTCCTGCCAAGGTCTGCCTGTGCTTATGGGTGGGAAGTGGGCTAAAAATGAGCCCTGTGCTCCTCGGGGAGAAGATGGATTTCTTGCCTCAGTTGCTTTCTCTGTTGTGTTTTGTGGTCCGATGCGAAGCACAAATCTGTTTGAGGCAGGTGGATAAATCCAGGGGGTTGGGAGCTGAACGCACTGCTGTCAGGAGGTGTGCAGGGTGAAACGACTGCTGAGCGTGCTGTGCGAGCAGACCtgttctaaataaatattttgtacattgtgtttgtgtgtgtgtgtgcactcgTGCGTGGTTGGCCCTTCCCAAGGTTTGTAAGCCAGAGCACTCTGCAATAGTTGGTTGTTTTAGGGCGGATgccggccccccgccgcctcccagCAAAGCGACTGAGGACAAAGTCATCAGCATAATCAGCCACGGGCTCCCTCGTATGGTCTGAATGTTGATGGTGGGGGTAGGGAGCAGAATCTCCCATGAATTTGTGGCAGATGACGGCGTGGCCGATCTGCTGTCTGCCTCTGGGCTGCCGGGATGGATGTGGCTCGGTTGGTGTGATGCTGATACTGATGTAGTTCAGCAGAGGTTGACTTGGCAGTATGGTTGATATAAGGTACGAGAGGAGTGCAAGTGACcaaaacaaagacaaagaagGGATGCTGGCCCAAATCCATGTAACAGTTTCTTTTGTTAGTTATTATTTCATATTGTCTCTCTTAATTTAAGTTGTTGTATCACAGGAATTTCACTGTGCTGTGCCCCAAGGCACGATCTCAGATGGGCCAAATAACTTCATTAAATAAGGGACTCCTttactgaagataaaaaaaaaaaaagagtagaagaATATACCCCAGGTGGAGGGGTTTGGGGAACAGGGTCCCATGTGGTTCTTGCTGAGGGATTGGAAAGGTGGTGCAGCTCCAGGTGTGTGTACCCCTAAGAGCCTGCCCGCAGCGGGAGGCAAGGTATGAAGTCCTCTATCCCTGGTGAAGAAACACAACCCTAACAGTTGTCTTAGAAAATCTTAATAAAAGTGAAGCTTCTTGTCTGAGCAGTTGGGAGTTGAATTTTCATtgagctgctttgccagaaaGTCCTGTTTAATGAAATAGACTGTCAAAAGCATCTTTTCCAATGTCTCATGTAgaaaaagagctggaaaaatgATACAGAGTGCAGTGACTGCAGTGAAACGGGCTGTGACTCATGTAGTAATTATGCCAAGGATGCCCAAATGGCTAATGAGCATCTCTGGCTACTTGCATACTTGTCCTGTGACAGTATTTGGAAAGCAGAGGGAGACATGGGATGCTGAGAAGTGCGAGTGCTCCCAAAGCTGAGAGCGTCGCTGTCTTAGGATGGCTCATCCCCGTGGCACTGTAATAATTGTAAGGGAATAGTTATTGCTGAAGTgtgggggagaagaaaggggagagCGCCCAGCCGTCTCCTCCACACACACCCTACACCGACCTCCGGCTGTTGTTCCCAGGTAAGACACGCTGGTAGGTGAGAAGTCAGGATGTTTCCCCACGCAGTGTTGAAGGTTGCACGTGTATCTCGGCGTCTCTGGAAGGTCACTTGGGTTCAATGGCAACTCACAAAGTGTGTGGACCTGGTATTAACGCAACCCAGGAAGCCCGGTGGTTGTTAGTTTTAAAAAGCATCACTGCAGTGCTGGGTTGGGGCTGGAAAACCTTGGCTGCTGTGTTCAGTGCAAAGCCcttggaaggaaaggaagggatgAAAACACTGGCAGCGGGGGCCGGCACTGGGGCACGTGCCAAAGTACCACTCTCTGGTTTGCAGAGGAGCGCTCCTTTGCAAaatctgctgcttctgccttAAAATTAAGCGTGATAAAATCTTGCAGGGCTTGCTAGCTGTTCTGCAACAGTCTTGTTTGTAGGTTTGTTTGCAGGTGCTGAATGGCCACAGCGCAGCTGAGCGTGCCCCCGGTCAGCAGAGCAGCCTCTTTGTCTGGGGTTGGCATTCGGGTCCTGCCAAGTATCGGAGCAGCCCTGGGAATAGCAGGAAACCTTTGTTTGCAGGATATTTGTAGGTGGGCAATTTATTTTCAGGGGGAAGCGCTGTGGTTTTGCATACGTGCATCCGAATGGATTCGCTGTTGACTTGCAGCACAGTGGGGCAGTAGCTGCTCTTGCAGCACGATGCGGGTTTGGCCGAAGGGTGGATTTGTGCTCCTCTTCCCGTGTGTTTCAGCCAGATGATGTGGGAGTTTCTCACCCGCAGGAGCAGAACTGGGCCAAAAAGCGATCTTGAGGTTTGCTGTTAACAAAAATGCAAGGTTTAGGCTTGTTTCCAGCAGGCCTGGGCTGCTTTTCAACAGGATTATAGTCGTGTTGTGTATGGCACAACACTGGTGTTGAGGGAAATGCTGTGGCTTGGGACAATATAGGGCTGATGCGCTTCCCTCCTTCGCAAACCCATGGGGGGATGCGGGTGCTCGAGCCCAGCTCACCAACCCACCCACCTCCAACCGCAGTCGCGCTTGAAAGACGTGCTTAAAAACTCAGAAAGCAATGGAGGGAAGGCATGGGAATTAGCAGAGTGCAGTGGTGGGAGCCCGTGCTAATTAGGGATTGTCATTTGGGGTACTGTTTGCCGGCAGCGAAGGGGAAACAGGTTTGGGAAgttggggttggttggttggatGGGGAGAAAGAGGCTCATGTGTTGCCGGCATCGGTGAGGCTGAAGCAGAGGCTGCTGGGGGTTGGTTGTTGGTGGTGGGTgtgttattttccctttttctgctgaaaaagggTTTGTGACAGCCTGGAATGAAGGCACGTTGATGGAGGAATGTGCCGATGGATGACGGGGTCCCCATCACCAGGTGGCAATATTTATCCACTTGCCTGAGGTTGCGAGACctgtttgtgcatgtgtgcatggtattaaataaaaaataagtaataaagagaaaaaaaaaatgttcactgaCAGCTTGTGCGGCCCCCTGTGAGTTTTTTGATACGTGAGGAAACGTTCCTGTGCATGTCACCCACTGGCAAGGAGAGCTGTGGCCAGCGCCGGAGCGGAGCTGTGTTGTGCTGCCGGGCCAGTTGCTTGG
Coding sequences:
- the TMEM51 gene encoding transmembrane protein 51 — translated: MAQSRANGSHYALTAIGLGMLVLGIIMAVWNLVPGFGPADKPTTHAGNSSKPDRGTGGILKSKTFSVAYVLVGAGVLLLLLSICLNIRDKKRQSEDIARVQHQPSAEPSHQEDSQEEDEDVSSQYYVPSYEEVMNTGYSEPRDLDRSNRVSVSLPSYESLTGLDESSQPSGAAGAEPGTERQPSRHSSRLSKRLKPLKVRRIKSEKLHLKDIRLNLAEGNSTAPITIEPLTPPPKYEEIQEKAPERQQIT